One stretch of Ipomoea triloba cultivar NCNSP0323 chromosome 8, ASM357664v1 DNA includes these proteins:
- the LOC116027894 gene encoding uncharacterized protein LOC116027894, producing MGNCMPREAGEKRDEIIEETAEVKREGENDGKKKLRIKIVVTKDELDWLVFQLKFREGKSLEDVLGELERGRGKASSWKPSLQSISESPAEVHAYA from the coding sequence ATGGGGAATTGCATGCCCAGAGAAGCAGGTGAGAAAAGAGATGAGATTATTGAAGAAACTGCAGAAGTGAAAAGAGAGGGGGAAAATGATGGTAAGAAGAAGCTGAGGATAAAGATTGTGGTGACAAAGGATGAGCTGGATTGGCTGGTTTTTCAGCTGAAGTTTAGGGAAGGGAAGAGTTTAGAAGATGTTTTGGGGGAGTTGGAGAGAGGGAGAGGCAAAGCTTCAAGCTGGAAACCTTCTCTTCAGAGTATCAGTGAAAGCCCTGCTGAAGTGCATGCCTATGCCTGA